From one Diachasmimorpha longicaudata isolate KC_UGA_2023 chromosome 8, iyDiaLong2, whole genome shotgun sequence genomic stretch:
- the LOC135165616 gene encoding unconventional myosin-IXb-like isoform X4: MEIGVSGVVQVFVGEWSPEYEALSIKATKQTTSAEIVECIIERLGLGDANLMNGYELAEVVGNSVGQECKERRLGPSECPVALMLLWPKNSAQQEYYRFYLRKKQPDYLWSDSRFPMDPQLLKDYFNRFLYQPRDKEYPDLCQLPDLNEQTLLDNLRARFLAGNIYTYVGSILIAVNPFKFYPIYNPKYVKLYQNRRLGPDIPPHIFAIADAAYHSMLKEKKNQCIVISGESGSGKTESTNFLLHHLTALSQKGSHGSGVEQTILSAGPVLEAFGNAKTAHNNNSSRFGKFIQVNYKENGMVHGAVVQKYLLEKSRIVSQGKNERNYHVFYYLLAGANDQERQVLHLESPDRYNYLNKSGCYGLENIDERHEFSRLKQSMEMVGFTPEKQRRLFAVLSAVLLLGNVEFQPRKSYHHHDEAVGVKNPEVVAIISELLRVKQETLLAALTAKRARASGETLVINYRLPEAIAARDAMAKCLYGALFDWIVLQVNHALLSKKDTLRDHQGHSIGVLDIFGFEDFKTCNSFEQLCINYANEQLQHYFNQHVFQYEQREYRKQGIRWTDIGYSDNSGCLNLIEGKPNGLLCLLDDQCNFPGATNETLLQKFNSVHKENQFYETPQRREAAFVVRHYAGAVKYQAANMREKNLDLMRPDGVVGVLKNSSLAFVRELVGADPVAVFRWAILRAFFRAHFAFQEAGRAHRHGRADGNKNSVQNRYRTPNENLISHLVTLSAVNLTINRIAKNKSFRPRERGKKGLKNLQTVKTLAGRTQSYGTGPGKARKQPMTVSAQFQQSLHSLMDTLNQANPFFIRCIKSNSNKIPNEFDEETVQRQLRYTGMLETVRIRQAGFNVRLTYEEFIQLYRMLLPHGLLSSQNDVRDFLLTLNLNKDNYQLGKTKVFLRESEKIKLDIELHQQIITSITTIQKWFRACLERRKFLRIKNAVVLIQSFWRMVMAQKMAHNLRTRIDAATHIQSTWRAYKQQTWFKKFRISLIHFQARIRGNKSRKEFLELKKRKREFCKSDLRFEDDSRLLTRLEIQGNLDTSSSYSKRKLTTNKRILNSRTPETKTETFKTEETRKGSLESLASLRSYESQMSVDSAESHFSQENSNSKPIPSARTKRTDQTVVVHSIMNMTSRSSSVSKRTDSSSTGFSDGDTDGETPNVIQSASPIFNSLSASNLASLSPRETKYYIGPPNSHQTEIWRRRADFTYQDPPPHKSLITRSPNITQCKHLTESLLEHAKLDRLNEATNLNIKLETNDRYNKNESFGPREVRRLSETTGDRYDTLGSPSRHLRESKEYNYLKRQNSEGDTSLKIDILDKIRDEDLKLKEKTEPDVPVRSARRNRPGREVQCRSMGESVPENNPPEARNIFLGTIKESDLKTPQIWSKKDELSSRTVTDWPVKSEGSYKPQAIGKRVRSNAITTLELRRRNSDPATKVSGLDEKSSDSSNDLKLAPGMNLLEWKSNNLFTLAGHRFRKIARFTKEDVCVCCHEKMDAFVTQGYKCNDCKQLYHVKCIQNGGVLKMPCPLANTPSRRKNRKPMRTPYEAVKQTVQSKFSLTGTSAFSDSTDKIISDAKELALMQDFITKKIYAMEVQEEGKKPSEVDRVFKQALRKFKDDLVITYSLAIQQGVEGNIKYTDLIANFLHVMETVCKQENTREDFPVTMGVNAFRGFMNEFMTLVKTEAPEKASKSKRKKEKKRKQEEPIRHGNHMFQLTIINIPTACEVCTSFFMWPIERGLVCQNCKLTCHKKCYTRAVAECGKDGINDSNCRKVFNVPLYKLDCGDGKVPLVVDRLITTIEMHGLYTEGLYRKSGVSSKVRELKVKMDEGDLEKVDFENYQVHVLAAVLKSFFRDMPEPLMTFEYYDDFLHAANLTDPHDRISTLFAILKKLPKPNFDLMERLIVHLARVALHEVDNRMSPSALAIVFAPCILRTNRVLPAQDSLQDVGRQTKCIETIVQEKLRFVKTTLADISTLESACHAATNRLSSLRSSKIFSPEELNVGSTTLGRCTNEGGGDRGDEEEALLVGHIQTIQKEKALLTSTLPSLTRASSDDDLLLSATDLDDGSLDDLLPTSADALARKKAVHRQSSTDNSFPTIINVDEDMVMV; encoded by the exons ATGGAGATTGGTGTATCTGGTGTCGTCCAAGTATTCGTGGGTGAATGGAGCCCGGAATACGAGGCATTGTCAATAAAAGCAACAAAACAAACAACATCAGCTGAAATTGTTGAATGTATCATTGAGAGATTGGGTCTTGGAGATGCTAATCTCATGAATGGGTATGAGTTGGCTGAAGTAGTGGGCAATTCTGTGGGACAGGAGTGCAAGGAGAGAAGGCTTGGTCCCTCTGAGTGTCCTGTTGCGCTCATGCTACTGTGGCCAAAAAATTCAGCACAACAGGAGTATTACAG GTTTTACCTCCGAAAAAAGCAGCCGGACTACCTCTGGTCGGACAGCCGCTTTCCAATGGACCCGCAACTTCTGAAGGACTACTTCAACCGCTTCCTGTACCAGCCCCGTGACAAGGAATATCCCGACCTCTGTCAGCTCCCTGATTTAAACGAACAAACTCTTCTAGACAATCTTCGGGCGCGTTTTCTCGCTGGTAACATCTACACTTATGTGGGTAGCATTCTCATAGCCGTGAATCCCTTTAAATTTTATCCCATCTATAATCCAAAATACGTAAAACTATACCAAAACCGGAGACTGGGCCCTGACATTCCTCCTCACATATTCGCGATAGCTGATGCTGCGTATCACTCGATGTTGAAGGAAAAGAAGAATCAGTGTATTGTAATAAGTGGTGAAAGTGGATCAGGAAAAACCGAATCTACGAATTTTTTGCTGCATCATTTGACAGCATTGAGCCAGAAAGGATCGCATGGAAGTGGAGTAGAGCAGACGATTCTCAGTGCAGGTCCTGTACTTGAGGCCTTTGGTAATGCCAAGACAGCTCACAACAATAACAGCAGTAGATTTGGTAAATTCATTCAAGTCAACTATAAGGAGAATGGAATGGTCCATGGTGCTGTTGTACAGAAGTATCTTCTCGAGAAGTCTAGGATAGTCTCTCAAGGTAAAAATGAGCGTAACTATCATGTCTTCTATTACCTCCTCGCTGGTGCTAATGACCAAGAGCGTCAAGTCCTACACCTTGAGTCACCCGATCGTTACAATTACCTAAACAAGAGCGGTTGTTACGGTCTCGAGAATATAGATGAACGCCATGAGTTTTCGAGACTGAAGCAGTCAATGGAGATGGTGGGATTTACACCTGAAAAACAGAGAAGACTCTTCGCAGTCCTCTCAGCTGTATTGCTGTTAGGAAATGTTGAGTTTCAACCGAGAAAGTCTTATCACCATCACGACGAAGCTGTGGGGGTGAAGAATCCCGAGGTGGTGGCCATTATTTCGGAGTTGCTTAGGGTGAAGCAGGAGACCCTTCTTGCTGCACTGACAGCCAAGAGGGCGAGAGCTTCTGGCGAGACTCTGGTGATAAACTATCGTTTGCCTGAAGCCATTGCTGCCAGGGATGCAATGGCCAAGTGCCTTTATGGCGCTCTATTCGATTGGATTGTCCTTCAGGTCAATCATGCTTTGTTATCGAAGAAGGACACACTGAGGGATCATCAGGGCCACAGCATTGGAGTACTTGATATATTTGGCTTCGAGGACTTCAagacgtgcaatagctttgaaCAGCTGTGCATCAATTATGCTAATGAACAGTTGCAGCATTATTTCAATCAGCATGTATTTCAGTATGAACAGAGGGAGTACAGGAAGCAGGGGATCAGGTGGACTGATATTGGATACAGTGATAACTCTGGGTGTCTCAATCTCATCGAAGGCAAGCCCAATGGGTTGCTTTGTCTTCTTGACGATCAGTGTAATTTTCCTGGTGCCACGAATGAGACTTTGCTGCAGAAATTTAATTCTGTGCATAAGGAGAATCAGTTCTATGAGACACCTCAAAGGAGGGAAGCAGCTTTTGTCGTCAGGCATTATGCTGGGGCTGTTAAGTATCAGGCTGCCAATATGCGAGAGAAGAATCTTGATCTGATGAGACCCGATGGAGTAGTTGGGGTGTTGAAGAACTCGAGTTTGGCTTTTGTCAGAGAGCTGGTGGGAGCTGATCCGGTTGCTGTCTTCAGGTGGGCCATACTGAGGGCCTTCTTCAGGGCACATTTTGCGTTTCAGGAGGCCGGGCGGGCACATCGACATGGAAGAG CTGATGGAAACAAAAATTCAGTGCAAAACCGATATAGAACGCCGAACGAGAATTTAATTAG CCATCTTGTGACGTTATCGGCTGTTAATCTAACTATTAACCGAATTGC GAAGAACAAATCATTTCGTCCCCGTGAGCGAGGAAAGAAGGGCCTCAAGAATCTTCAAACTGTGAAGACTCTGGCTGGACGAACCCAGAGTTATGGGACAGGTCCTGGAAAAGCAAGGAAGCAACCTATGACGGTATCAGCACAGTTTCAACAGAGTCTCCACAGCCTGATGGACACCCTGAATCAAGCAAACCCCTTCTTCATTCGTTGTATCAAGTCCAACTCGAACAAAATTCCCAACGAATTTGATGAGGAGACGGTTCAGCGCCAGCTCCGTTACACAGGAATGCTGGAGACCGTGAGGATTCGTCAAGCAGGCTTCAACGTCCGTCTGACCTACGAAGAATTCATTCAATTGTATCGAATGCTCCTTCCACACGGTCTACTGAGCTCGCAAAACGACGTTCGCGATTTTCTTCTTACCCTCAACCTCAACAAGGACAACTACCAACTGGGAAAAACAAAAGTCTTCCTCCGAGagtctgaaaaaataaaattggatatCGAACTTCATCAGCAAATCATCACAAGTATCACCACTATTCAAAAGTGGTTCCGAGCCTGTCTCGAACGTCGAAAGTTCCTCAGAATAAAGAACGCAGTAGTACTGATTCAGTCTTTTTGGCGGATGGTCATGGCCCAGAAGATGGCTCACAATCTAAGAACTAGAATAGATGCGGCAACTCACATTCAATCCACCTGGCGAGCTTATAAACAGCAGACCTGGTTTAAGAAATTTAGAATCTCTTTGATCCACTTTCAAGCGAGAATTCGGGGTAACAAATCACGAAAGGAATTCCTAGAGCTCAAGAAACGTAAAAGAGAGTTCTGCAAATCAGATTTGAGGTTTGAAGACGATTCACGATTACTCACTCGATTGGAGATTCAGGGAAATCTTGATACGAGCAGTTCCTACTCGAAACGAAAATTAACGACCAACAAGCGAATTCTGAACTCTCGAACACCGGAGACAAAGACGGAGACATTTAAGACAGAGGAGACGAGAAAGGGAAGCCTAGAGTCACTGGCTTCTTTGCGAAGTTATGAGTCACAAATGAGTGTCGACAGTGCGGAGAGCCACTTTTCCCAGGAGAATTCCAACTCTAAACCCATTCCCTCAGCTAGAACGAAACGAACGGATCAGACTGTCGTTGTCCACAGCATCATGAATATGACCAGCAGATCGTCATCCGTGAGCAAGAGAACGGACAGTTCATCCACTGGATTCAGTGATGGTGATACCGATGGGGAAACTCCTAACGTTATTCAAAGTGCTTCGCCAATCTTCAATAGTCTCTCAGCATCGAACTTAGCCTCCTTGAGTCCACGGGAAACGAAGTATTATATAGGCCCTCCAAATAGTCATCAGACTGAAATCTGGAGGCGAAGGGCCGATTTTACTTATCAGGATCCACCTCCCCACAAGTCGCTGATCACCAGATCTCCAAATATAACTCAGTGCAAGCATTTGACTGAGAGTCTTCTGGAGCACGCCAAGTTGGACAGATTGAATGAAGCCACAAACTTGAATATAAAATTAGAAACCAATGACAGGTACAACAAGAATGAATCCTTTGGTCCTCGAGAAGTCAGAAGACTGTCAGAAACGACTGGCGATCGCTATGATACGCTTGGCTCACCATCAAGACATTTGCGTGAGTCCAAAGAATACAACTATTTGAAACGTCAGAACTCTGAGGGAGATACATCCTTGAAAATCGACATTCTAGACAAGATCAGGGATGAAGATCTGAAATTAAAGGAAAAGACTGAACCGGATGTGCCGGTGCGCAGTGCCAGGAGGAACCGCCCAGGGAGAGAGGTACAGTGTCGATCAATGGGTGAATCAGTCCCTGAAAATAATCCCCCTGAGGCTCGGAATATCTTTTTAGGGACAATCAAGGAATCCGATTTGAAGACACCACAGATATGGTCGAAGAAGGATGAACTGTCATCGAGGACAGTCACTGATTGGCCTGTCAAGTCTGAGGGCTCTTACAAACCCCAAGCTATTGGCAAACGAGTTCGATCTAATGCCATCACAACGTTGGAGCTCAGGAGACGAAACTCTGATCCAGCTACGAAGGTCTCAGGCCTAGACGAGAAATCATCAGATTCGTCGAATGATCTGAAACTGGCTCCTGGTATGAACTTGCTGGAGTGGAAAAGCAATAATTTGTTCACCCTGGCTGGCCACCGGTTCAGAAAAATAGCTAGGTTTACGAAGGAAGATGTCTGTGTTTGTTGTCACGAGAAAATGGACGCGTTTGTCACCCAGGGATACAAATGCAATGACTGCAAACAACTTTATCACGTCAAGTGTATTCAAAATGGTGGAGTTCTGAAGATGCCTTGTCCCCTGGCGAATACCCCCAGCAGAAGAAAAAACAGAAAGCCCATGAGAACTCCCTACGAAGCTGTCAAGCAAACAGTTCAATCCAAGTTCAGTTTAACTGGTACATCAGCTTTCTCGGACAGCACTGACAAAATCATCTCCGACGCCAAGGAGCTAGCACTCATGCAGGACTTCATAACAAAGAAAATTTATGCGATGGAGGTGCAGGAGGAAGGAAAAAAACCGAGTGAGGTTGATCGGGTGTTCAAGCAAGCTCTCAGGAAATTCAAGGACGATCTCGTCATCACTTATAGTTTGGCTATTCAGCAGGGGGTCGAAGGTAACATCAAGTACACCGATCTCATTGCAAACTTCCTTCATGTCATGGAGACTGTCTGCAAGCAGGAGAACACTAGGGAGGATTTCCCGGTAACAATGGGAGTTAATGCTTTCAGAGGTTTTATGAATGAGTTCATGACACTAGTCAAGACGGAAGCGCCGGAGAAGGCGAGCAAGAGCAAAcggaaaaaagagaaaaaacgaAAGCAGGAAGAACCAATCAGACATGGTAATCACATGTTCCAATTGACAATCATCAACATTCCAACGGCTTGCGAGGTCTGTACATCGTTCTTCATGTGGCCCATAGAGAGAGGTCTGGTCTGTCAGAATTGCAAGCTCACTTGTCACAAAAAATGCTACACCAGGGCTGTCGCTGAGTGCGGCAAGGACGGAATCAATGATAGTAATTGTCGAAAAGTTTTCAATGTTCCTCTGTACAAGCTCGATTGTGGAGATGGAAAGGTGCCCCTTGTGGTCGACAGACTCATCACAACTATTGAGATGCATGGTTTGTATACAGAAGGGCTTTATAGGAAGAGCGGTGTTAGCTCCAAGGTGCGAGAGCTCAAGGTGAAGATGGATGAGGGAGATCTGGAAAAGGTGGACTTTGAAAATTACCAGGTGCATGTCTTGGCGGCAGTTCTGAAGAGCTTCTTCAGGGACATGCCTGAACCCTTAATGACATTCGAATATTATGATGATTTTCTCCATGCTGCTAATCTCACTGATCCTCACGATAGAATTAGCACTTTGTTCGCGATATTGAAGAAACTTCCGAAGCCCAATTTTGATCTTATGGAGAGGCTGATTGTTCATTTAGCCAGGGTTGCTTTGCACGAGGTTGATAACAGAATGTCACCTTCTGCTCTGGCTATTGTTTTTGCTCCTTGTATTTTGAGAACCAATCGGGTACTTCCTGCCCAGGATTCTCTTCAGGATGTTGGTAGGCAGACCAAGTGCATTGAGACTATTGTTCAGGAGAAGCTGAGGTTTGTTAAGACAACGCTTGCTGATATCAGTACTTTGGAATCCGCGTGCCATGCGGCGACGAATAGATTATCCAGTTTGAGGTCTTCCAAGATATTTAGTCCTGAGGAACTCAATGTAGGGAGCACCACATTGGGAAGGTGTACCAATGAGGGGGGTGGGGATAGGGGGGATGAAGAGGAGGCACTCTTAGTGGGGCACATTCAGACGATTCAGAAGGAGAAGGCTCTGTTGACGTCGACCCTACCGAGCTTGACGAGGGCCTCTTCCGATGATGATTTGCTGCTGTCAGCGACAGACCTCGATGATGGATCGCTTGATGATCTGCTGCCTACTTCTGCTG aTGCTTTGGCTCGAAAAAAGGCGGTTCATCGACAGAGTTCCACCGACAACTCCTTCCCAACTATAATTAACGTGGATGAGGACATGGTGATGGTATGA